The DNA window CTTCAACAAAAATGTAATCTGCATTTGATATGGTCTCTCTTTTGGACAGTGTAAGTGAAAGCATTTCATCGGAAAGCTCTCTGTTTTCACAGGTATTAAAGCTTACTTCATTGTCAAGCAGTACCATCGCAACAGCCAAAAAATCACTGTTATTTCCAAACAGCTTGTCTGCAAACTCTTTTATATTTACTGTTTTAAGTGGATTAGAAAGAGCAGAGAGAATAAGACGAAACAGTTTTTGACTGTCAAATACTTCGTCAAAGCTATGTATTTTTTTCATTATACAACCTCACTATCCATTGATTTAAAGCTAACCATTGTTTTAAGGTGCATGGCATTTTCCTTTTGTAACCTTAATAATTGCTCACATTCAAGCTCAAGTAAGAGGTTTTCATCAGTAAAAACACCTTTGTTATAAGCTGCATCAATGATTGCCATATTTAAGGTTTTGTCAAAATCATCCCCCATACATACAGCGAAACCTTTTGTGCCGTAAAGTTCTATAATGCACTCAGTAACAATTACCTCTCCAATGTAAAAAAGGCTTTGCTTAACAGGTTCACGCATCTTTATCATGGTTAAGGTTTTGGTTGGCTCTTTTATAATGGTAATATTATAATTTTCCTTTATTTTGTCAGCCATTTTGGCTATTATCTTGCTTTTGGCATTTGCCATAATTTTAAATAATCGTTGTTTTGTCATAATCTGCACCTTATTAAATATATTTTTTCTTAATAGTAGTAAATAAAAGCTCAATTAAATAGGCGTATACGAACACCAACAAAATGGCAAGTCCTGCTGTTCCGTATTCATACCCTTGCATTGAGTTTGTAATTGCATAGCCAATACCACCTGCTCCTACCATACCTAAAATTGCACTTTCCTTAAAGTTGATTTCAAAACGAAGTCCGCTCCAGGCGATGATTTGACTAAGTGCAGATGGTAAAACAGCAGAAAAGAAAATTTGCAATTTACTTGCACCTGTAACTTCTAAAGCTTCTATGGTTTCATTTGGTACATTTTCAAAGCTCTGTGAAAATGCCTTTGAAAAAAATGCAATTGCGTGGACTGATAAGCCTACAACACCCGGCACGGGACCCAGTCCAAGACAAACAAGAGCTAACAACACCCATACAGGAGTTGGAACAGCTCTAAGGAATGTAAAAAAGGAAGAGAGAAGTGTTGTAACAATTCTGTTTTTTACCAGGTTTCTTGCGGAAAAAGCACCGAATATGATTCCGATAATAATGCTATATATCGTTGCTAATATAGTGATAGAAAGAGTTTCTAAAAACGCAATTAAAGTAAAGTCAAAGTTTTTTAGTGATAACTGAGATAGCTTTCCAAATATAATACCAAGGTCTCCTATACGGGATATAAGCTTTATCCAATTTACATCAAGAGGTATAAAGGATAACAATGAAATAGCAAGAGTTGCTATTAAAAATGTGTTAATAACTCTGTCTTGCGATTGTTTCTTGATTCTTATTTTTCCCCTTTTACATACCTTTGTTTGTGGCAAAATGTTTATTGCTTTTATTGCAATTTCACTCATTTTCCATTACCTTCTTTCTTAAATATCCTGTTAATAAATCAACGATAATTATCGTTGCGGCAATTATTAAAATAATGCCTGCAGCTGTCTGATACTTAAATGATTTCAGATATGAAAACAGTACAAGTCCAATACCACCTCCGCCCACCATACCAACAATGGTAGAGGCTCTTATATTTACCTCAATGCAGTACAAAAACCACGATAAAAAGTGCTGCATACAAGAGGGTATAATGCTTTGAAATACTCTTTGTGGAAAGGTTGAACCTACAACCAATAGTCCTTCCGTGCTGTCGGTAGAAACCTCGTCAATACTTTCAATGAATGCTCTTGTCATAAATGCAAAGGTGGTAATCACAAGAGCCATAAAACCAACACCCGTACCAATACCCAAGGCTGAAAACAATATAAATGCCCATACAAGATCGGGAATGTTACGGAGAAAGGTTGCGATTGCCCGAATTACCATACTTGCTTTTGGGAAAGGTGAGACCTTTTCACTGCCAAATAGTGAGGCTACAAATGCAAATATTCCGGCTACAAATGTAGAGCTTATAGCTAAGCAAAGGGTAACAAATATTGCCTCAAATATTCCCGTAGGCTTTGTAAGTGTTGGTGGCAAAAAGTCATTTGCAATAAAACGGAAAACCTCTGATGAGGACATAACTACTTTAATGGGATTAAATTTTATTAAGTATGTAGCAATACAAAAAAGTGCTGTCACTACAAGCAAAAAGTAAGTATAAAAGTTTTTTTCACGGTTATTTATAAGAGAAACTTTATTTGTTTTACGCATGTTTTAGTTCCTCGCGTATCATTAAGTTTTCTATTTTGGTACTATAAATTCGTTCAATGGTTGCATTGTCAAGTTTATCCGGTGTACCATCAAATACAATTTTGCCTTTTGAAAGTCCGATAATTCTAGTTGCGTATTTAAGTGCCACGTCAATTTGATGCAGATTTACTATGCAAGTGATATTTCGCTTTTTTGCCATATTAAAAACCATATCCATTATGATTTTAGAGGTTGAAGGGTCAAGAGAAGCAATAGGCTCATCACAAAGAATAATTTTTGGGTCTTGCATAATAGCTCTTGCAATTCCAACTCTTTGTTTTTGACCACCCGAAAGTTCGGAGGCACGATTGTAAATGTAATCACCAAGCTCAATTTCATTTAGCAGCTCAATGGCTTTTAATTTATCTTCTTCACTGTAAAAACCAAATACACCTTTTATACCTTTCATATATCCGAGCCGTCCGTGCAGAACATTTTGAATAACAGAAAGCCTATAAACAAGGTTATAGTGCTGGAAAATCATAGCAACCTTAAGCCTTAGAATTCTGAGGAATTTACCCTTTTTGTTGGTGATTTCATCTCCATCAACAGTAATAGTACCTGATGATAATTCAATCAGCTTATTAAGAGATCGAAGCAGTGTTGACTTACCGGAACCTGATGGACCGATAACAACCACAAATTCACCTTCTCCAATATCAAATGAAATATCATTTAATGCAACAACACCATTTGGGTATTTTTTTGTTATATTTTTAGCTGCTAAAACTTTTTTTTGCATAAGTCACCTCAAAATTTCAGGTGGGGCAGCATCCCCACCCGTAGCTTTTATTATTTGTTCAACTGTCTGTTAAGTTCAATAATGTTTTTGTAATCATCTACGGTGCAAGGCACAAATCGAGCTGTTTTATCACCAATTACTTTTTCAAAATAATTTTCATTTGCATATGATAGGATAAAGTTTTTAACCTTTTCCTTAACTTCGTTTGGTAAATCACTGCGAATTGCCATTGGCTCAGAGGGAATAGGTTCGGAGGAATAAATAACTCTTACATCGCTTTCCTTTGCATTGCCGGCTTTGATTTCAGAGGCTAAAATTGCATTAGAGATTGGTGCTATATCAACATCACCCTTGATAACAGCTTGAAGTCCTGCTTGGTGTTTGCCAGAAAAACTAACTGCACTGAAAAATTTACCGTTTGTATGAAGGCTATCCATATCTAACTTTTCATTGGGAAAGTTTTTCATAATTTCAGCGGAAGGTATCATATTACCGCTTGTAGAGTTAGGGTCAACGAATGCCATAGTCTTTCCTTTAATATCTTTAATTGATTGAATGGCACTGCTTGCCTTAACAATTAAAACAGATTTATATGTAGCGTTTGCTTTGTCACCACCCTTCGCTTTCATACCAACAGCCTCTGCTTTTGCCCTGTCATAAGCTAAACAGAAAGAGAGAGGACCAAAGTATGCCATATCAATTTTTTTTGTTCTCATACCCTCAATAACAGCGTTGTAATCGCTTGCCTGATATTCAACAACTTCCATGCCAAGTGCCGCTCCTAGATCTTTTGCCATACCTTGACGAGCATCTGCGTTTTGTTCAGTTGATTCATTAGGAAGATAAGCTACTGTGAATTTTTCGTTTGTCTTTGAGTTGTTACTGGTTGACAGTATGTTACTATTGCATGCTGCCATTGATAATGCAAGTGCCGAGATGATTCCAAAAGTAAGTAATTTTTTCATATATACTCTCCTTATTTTCAATTTACATTTTTAATTATATGGGGGCTTATAGAAATCTAAAAGGCAAGTTTGGTAAAGTTTATGTTATCTTTTAGTAAAATGATTTTTTGTCTTTTTTATCCCGAAATAAGGGCAAAAATTTATATGATGTAGGGTGAACTAAAAAAGAGGATGGTTTTCCGTTAGCTTTGAAGGCAAACTAAATACCAAACGGCAAATTACAAGCCGTATCGATATACCTCTATATGGGCTGGAGATATAAATGATGATAATGCTATCGATTTGAAAGCCAGTATGTCTTTGACAAATAGTTTTAATAGCTTTAAAGGATATAGCCGATATATTGCTAATGCAACCAATCAAGTACTTCAAGAGGCAGACCTTGCTCATCTGCTGCAGTTTACTATTTACACTTTTAAAATACCTATGATATAATAAACCACAATACTTATCTAAAAATTGTGAATGGTGGTATTTTTATGAAAGAAGCAATCCTCTTTACATGTGTAATTTTAACATTAATATTATTGCTTGTATCATGCTCTGAAACCCTTCCAAACACTCCTGAACCTACAAATAAAACTGTTGAAGAATCTTCTAAAGATGCTAAGATATCTATATATTCTCCTATGACTTTATCAAGCAACAATATGTACCCTTTAAATGGCAATAACCAGTATCTTAGACTGAGAATGGTTGCGGGAAAATACTCAGAGGACTGGAACCCAGGAGCTTATATGGGTACTCTCTGGGAAGGCAAATATATTATTGAACTAGCAGATGAAAGTGGAAACACTATTACCCAAACTGACTTAAGTAAATATTTTAAAGAACCTTTAGTTTTTAATTCTTCATTTGACATTCAATTTGATGATTATAATAACGATGGGGATTTAGATTTTACTTTAGGTCAGTATGCTACAAGTAATGGTAATGACTTCAAATTGTTTACTTTAAGGAAAAATGGAAATGTAGAAGAGCTATCTATTAAGGATTACCCAACATTATTCATAAGCAAAAAAACCGGTTATTATTCTACAAAACTTACAAAGGTTAGCAACATAACATTCAGTAAACAGTACTACGATAATTCAAAGCAGAAAAATTTTGAAGACATATTCAAATGGGACGGAAAAGAATTCATTCATATTAAAAGTCAAGAACTAAAGGAGAACAATTAATGCTGATTTTTACCAAAAGCATAGATATAATAAAATTCCTTGACAAAGTGTCTGGATAATACGGTATGGTTGCTGACTTGGGTATCTGAGATTATATTTCATAATCAAATATCCGCTCTTATTGGTTTCTTATTTATTGACATATATTCAACATATATAGGCATAACTGTAACAGCAGTAGGAGTGTGTGTATTTATTGTAGAGCAACAATTTTTATGAAAAGTTCTTGGAGAGTAGGTATAGATAAAAACACAAAGACAACCCTTGTAAATACTTTTTGATCTTTTGAGTTTTAAGCATGAACAATAATTTCTTCAGTTGATATTAATTTTTGAATCTTGAGTTTTCATAGTTAAATGGTATGCTTGTTCCAATAACTACATCTTCGATTTTATTAATTATCAGCCAATCATCCATATTCCCTTGATGGTCAAAATCCAAAGGCTTTATTTCTTCTACCTCTGAAAATTCAACTAAACACAGACATTTTTTATGCCACCTTGATTTTTGCTTCTCTGATAAACTAAGTTTGTCTTGATTAGCCTCAAGGATTTTAATTATCTCATCATCAGTTAGCTTTGTATAATTCTGTACATTTACAACTTTTGCCTTAGCAGAAATTTTCCCGGTTCCTTTTTTCATGAAGTACAAGACTTCACCTTGAAAAACCCGGCTATGAGGAATTTTTCTACCTGATGCTCCACGTATGATCATAGTTTTTGAACCATTTAGAATTTTTTCCAGGACCATTTCCTTATCATCGCAATAAACAAGATGTACCATTTATTCATCTCCTTTTAACCTTTTTTCACAATCGGCACCTCTCTTTTATTACACAAAAATGAGAGATAATAACAACATGAAAATTATCAAACATAGCATTACTTAGCAATTTTCTTTTTTATTTCAACTAATTCAACCTTATTCTTAAAATCTTCCTTACCCAATACTTCAATGCCATTCTCTATTTTTTCAAGTTTTTGCCTTGTCTCAGTACGGAATTCAGTTAAATCAGCTGTTTGCTCATTAATAGCAATTACCTTCTGCTTTATATCGGACACATCAATTTTTATCTCTTTAACGTCACTTGACAATTCCTCAAGTATTTTTAAAATTTTCCCATCCATAAATTATCAATCTCCAAAGACATTATATCCTGAAATCCAGATATTCATCAAGTACTTTATCTTTAATCCCATTCCTATTTTTGAAATATGCGTGTATATAACCTCCACAATAAAGCACTATTTAATATTCCGATTAAGACATTGGTATACTAAATCCAAATACAAAAATTGAAGTATTTAATAATTTGCTGCAGTAACTTCATATACTTATCTTGATGTGTTAAGTGCAAAATGTCCCAATAAAAACCACAATTGGGACATTTCCCAACAACAAACCTATCCGGCAGGAACTGATCGCATGATTCACAGTAGGCTTGTTCTATGGTTTTCTTATAAATATATCCACTGTTTAATAGATTAGTGAAGAAGTCCTGAACAAAACTACTATGATAGGGATCATTTGTTTGATTATACAAGTCATAAGAAAATCCGAGTTTGTCAAAACACCCCTTGAAGTCATTGTGGTAACGGTTAGCAATTTGTTCAGGTGAGACACCTTCCTTGTTAGCCCTAATCTGAATTGGTGTACCGTGGCAATCACTTCCTGACACATAGCACACATTATATCCTTTCAATCTGAAATATCTTGCGAGAATATCACCTGGCAACAAAGCAGCAATATGACCGATATGGAGTGACCCATTTGCATAAGGCCAAGCTCCTCCAATAAATACGTCCATTGATTACACCTCCTAAAATTTACATGCTATATTAGTCGTCAAAAATGCAAATAAAAAAACCCTCACCTCCAGGTATTATCCTGGGGACGAGAGCATTATACTTCGTGTTACCACCCCGGTTCACTGATGACTTACGAACATCAGCCTCAACAAGTACGTCAGAACAAATGAATTCTGGTTATACTCTGGCACTATAACGGGTGCAACCGTCGCAGCCTAAGTCAATTAAACATTCGGTGCGAGTGCTCCGAGACCATGTTCAGCTATCTATTCTTTACCCCTTCTCAGCTTCCCGGGGTTCTCTGGAAAAGACGTTAACAGCTTACTCTTCTCATCATTGCATTAGTAGTATTACATTTTATTTTAATACGGATAACTTTGCCAGTCAATATACAAATTATTCATTTAGTGGTTTGTAAATTGCAATAATAATTGGTTTAAGTCTTCAACAGAACCTTTGGAAAGTGTGTATGCTTCTCTTGTCCCATTTTTGTATATCCAACCATTGCTTTGACTAATGTAAAGAAAGTATTCCACTTTTTGATTATCAGAGTATTGGAAATACACAAAATATGGGGGTGCCTTTAATTCTGATGGAATATTATTTATTGGTGTTCCTGTTTCAATGGCAGTTATAAAAATCTTAATGTCATCAGGCTTGTCAAAAACATTTTCACTATCATTTCTCCCTTTGACTGTAACCTTAACAAGTTCTGTATTTTGAGAAGTTGCATTTTCTGATATTGGTGTTGTTTTCAGGACTATAGAACTTTCTTTTGCATTTTCTGTACTCTGATTATCTGAACAGCCTGAAAAAGCAACAGCAAATAAAAAGCATATTGCTAAAAGCATAGGGATAATGAACTTCTTTATCATCTCCATTTTTATTTTCTCTTTATTAGACTAAAAACATTTCTAATAAGTTTCTTTAAAATCAATTTTAGTGTCTTTTTAAGCACATTAAAATCATAACATTTTATGGCATGCTGTAAAAGGTGTAATCCTTCTTTTATCTATGGCTGTATGCTTATAGAGAATAGGGTATACAAAACACTCCATCTCTTGTTGAGAAGAGTAATTTCTCCATCTGAAAGGAGGGTGATGCCTACATGTCAACTAATAAACAAGCCAGCAGACTAAATAATGGAGAAGGAGCGGTTCACTGTGAACCGCTCCTTTAGTATACCTAATAAAACCAAGTGAATATAGCTTTCTAAATCAGATAATTGCATAAACATACTCTATGGAGTCCACAAAACAGCTTTACCCGAATAGTCATTACCTGCAACCTGCCCAAGATCATTAATCGAATAAGCTGCAGAAGATGTGTAATCTATAATACCAAAAGTTCCAACATTACTTAAATCAGTCATTACAGAGTCTTTCCACAAAAAAGGATGAAATGTTTCTATGCTGCTGCCTGACCCTCCAACAATAACTCCTTCGTTATTTATGTCATATGCGTGTGAATTATTATTTTGACCGCCTAGTGTACCTAAATCTTTCATAACTCCATTTTCCCAAAGAAAAGCATGCTGTGATAAAGAGTCATCTCCAATGTATGAGTATCCTACAATTTGTCCCTTCTCATTTATTGCTTCAGGACCTGTAGATCCATATGTATCGGGATACGACACGTATGGACCGTAAATATAATTATTATATTCCCATTCTGTGAATTCACTAGGGAAAGAGACTTTTTTGGATTTACTGTTTAACGAACCCAAATCAGTAAAAACACCGTTTTCATATAAAAAGCTACGACACTGTCTATCCATGCCTTCAGTTGCTTCAATTCTTGCAATTCCAACTATTTGGCCTTTATTATTAATGTCAATTGGTATGAAATTTCCTAAATCTTTATAGGTGCCATTATCTATTAAAAAACCTGTAATCTTATAAGTGACAGGATCGGTATAATATCCGATTTTCTGACCTTTGTCATTAGTATAAAAATACCTGTAATCACTGGATGAAACATCTCCTTTATTCCATATGTAACCTCTTGTATACATTGTGGAATAATAATCAAAATAATCCGCATCCCAATCAACGAATCCCTCGTAACTCATAAAAAACTCACTCTGATCATTAATTCTACAAGCCCATGAAGCTTCATTGTTCAACTTACAAACATCTCCATCTTCCCATAAAACCGGATAATAACAATCACCTACATATGACCTCCCAACCACTTGTCCTTTACAGTTTATGCTACGTGCCTCAGAGTTACCTCCGAGAGTCCCTAAATCAAGAAAAGGTACAGGGGGCTTTAAGTTGGGCTCACCTAAGAATTTAATGCGAAAGGACTGTGCTGGAGGTTGTCCAGGATGAGTTGGCATCTTACTGGATACTGAAGCATCTGCTGCATCATATGCAGATTTAGCTGTAGTCGATTGCTCCAGAAATTTACTCAAAAAAAGGCTTGTTCTATCCCTTGCAATATAATGTTCAACATAGTCGGAAAAACCAAGGTATGTCCTTGCACCGGATTTTATAAAGGCATTTGCCATGGTTTCGTTATATGCAGATTTACAGCATCCCATTAATACCAAATTATTTACATAGATGTTTTGAAAATATTTTTCTATAAACGAAGGAAGCACAAAATAATTTGATCCAATTATTTTCTCTTTGTCTTCATCATATAGTGTAAAAATTGCCAGCCTGTGCATTTGCAAATCCCTCAAGATTTTGTCCTTTTCAACTGTTGAAGCACTGTCTTCATAGCTTTGAGCCAAGAAAAAACCAACCTGTCCTCCTACAGCACCATCACGCATTCCCCATAAAGGTTCACTTCTGAGGGTCTGAAATAAATTTTCTCCATGAGAAGATACACTGATAACACCATATTTATAAAGCTCTGTTCTAAGAAAACTTATTGTTACTTCCTTATCCTTAAGATAGGTTATATCAGAATCTCTAAACACATCAGCGTCGTTATATTTATATTTCTTTAAAGTCTCATATACATTAGGCTTATATGAATTCATGTCATTAGAATCATTAATTCCAAACTCATGCAACATCGGTGATAACATCAATACTTTCCTGTTGGCTATCCTTGGACCTTTGACCTCAGCAGGAGATTCGGGACTGAATAATATAGATTTATCATTACTGCCTGAGCTGCTTAAGGTATATGAGTTTTGAGCATTACTGTCAACCGTAGTGACAATTTCTGCTGAGGTTTGGTCAGTTGTAGGTGTATTAACCGATTCTTCAGATGTACTGTCAGTCTCATCCTTCTTCCTTATGGAAATAGCTCCAAGTATACCGTTTTTATATTCAAACCATATACTATCGCTGCCATCAGATACACCTGCCTGTTGTATTTTGGGATTGCTATTCAACTCAGAAAGCATTACATTTTTTGCACTTTCTATCCCTTCGGAGACTATTAATTCAACATACCTTTTCACTTGTTCTTCCTGGAAGGCACAGTTTTCTTTCATTTCCTCATCAGTTACCTTATTAAGTACACGCAAGTCAACACCTGCTGTCCTTTGGACTTTGTCCTGTGTAGCTTTTACAGTAAAATGCAAAGTTTGTGTTGTGCTATATGACATGTTCTTTTTAAAACTGTATATGTTATCGCCGGCCTTTTCATCTCCGTCTACTCCAGCATCATTCAAAACACCAAGTTTTTCAATTATAGTACCATTTTCATCGGTCTTGTTCAGTTCTATTGTCAGTTCGGAATCATACTCAAAATTAGAAATACCAGCAGTAAAAATAACATCCTCTGCTTGGTTGACAAACAAAGCATCAGGGTTTGCTTTTACAGAATCTATCTGCAATCCGCCTGAAGGGGAAGGTGTTGGAGTAATAGTTGGTGTAGCAGTTGCTTTAGGTGTAGAAACTAGTTTGTTTTGTGCTGGGAATTCGTTAATTATTCCAAGCAGGTACTGTCTCATAAAAGCAAAATCAATGGAGTTAAAACTTCCATTGCCGTCAACATCAGCAGCTTTAAGACCGTTTTCATAGGAAAACTCATTTATATTTCCAAGCAAATATTGTCTCATTAATCCAAAGTCTATAGAGTTTGCTGAACTGCTATTATCAATATCACCGAATATAATACTTGTTTCCTCTTCTTCAGGTGTTGATTGGTCAAACAGCCTTTTTGCCTCTTTTATTGCTTCTTTTTCGGATATCTGGACTTTTTTTGAAAGAATCTTCATATCCTTGTCTACAAATAAATAAGTAGGCGTAAAATACCAATTTGTATATGCATATCCGTTTGTGGTTTCATTATCCCGAACATATGTATATTTTTCTGCAAATGCCCTGTCGGTGTCTTTTAGCATATAATTGACGGCATCATACCCTTCGTATTCCTTTTCCGAATGAGTTATATTTATAACCTGTACATCAGGTAATTCTTCAATTATGCTATTTAAATTTTCGTCATACCAATTATATGCAATAAGCATATTTCTTCCCTTGAAAGTATTTAAATTAACATCCTTCCCATCCGGATCCTTTAATGTAAAATCAATAGTTTGACCAATTTCAGGGTAATTTTCACCATAATGTTTTAAGTCCAATAAATCAGAACCGTCATTTCGTGAATTGCATACCCAGCCATCAGGCAGGAGATCCCAGAAGTCATTTATGCAGAAGTATTGATGAGCAGTTACTTTTGTATAAAGTGGTACATCCCCTTTAATATAAGTAAGTTTAACTTGACTGGTTAATTCGTCATAAGACAGAGGTACCCATCCCTCAGGCAATACATCAGTTTCGAACGTTTTAGAGTACATATATTGCACATCGCCAAATTTGGCACCCTCAAGGCAGGTAATTGTGAAGGTCTCACTATCCATAGTAGTTAGAATCCATCCCATAGGTATCTTGGGAGGTAAAATATATCCTAAATAATTTTTAGGTAATTTTTTAATTGTCATTTGTGTTCCATAACCAGCACCACCAGATATATATTTAATATTGCATATTTTTTTTACCTCATCATAATTGTCAACAATCCATCCTTTTGGCAATGAATTATTACAGCTATCAGCTATATATTCATAGCTTATGGTTTCCTGATCACCGTATTTGGCACCATTAAGAAATTTGATAGTTAGCTTCCCTGAAGCTTTTTTATCATAAGTAGTAAAAACCCACCCTTCAGGGATGTCTTCAATAGAACTCGTGAGGGAATAGTAGCTCTTATCTTCGTCAATATCAATTTCTGTACCGTAGGCTGGGGTTCCTGCATATTGGATTGTTTTACCGTATTCAAACCATACCCAATTCTTAGAATTAGGTAATCGAAATTCTTCACCCTCTGAAAAATATATATCCAGTTTTGTTCCGATTGACTTTCGACCACCTATGTACATGATTTTATCTGCCGAAATAGATACCCAATTTTCAGGAAGGGGCGTTCCATCACTTGCTAGTTTAATATGTGGGGAAGTCAGTGTGTCTCCATAGGCGTATTGTTTCGATGAATACTTTCCAAGGTATTTAATAACTGCTTCCCTTGTAGTTGAATTATAATGTGTAACAATCCATCCGTCAGACAAGTAATAATCATAATCACGATAATCATAATAACCAGTTAATTTTGAATATTCGATATCTCCTGGTTTTGCATTTTTTATACACTTCATTTTTGACTCATTATTAGACTTATCAACTCCGATGCTTATCCATCCGGACTTTAACCATTCACGTGCCAATTTCTCAATTGTCCCATAACTTGCATCGCCTATAAATTTATCACTATATTCACAGGGAAGCCAAAAATTATGATATTTATAGCAATCTTCAGAATAAGCTTTATCTCCATATTTATAGCGGTATAACCCAGTATCTGAATTTATATTTACCGGGGTTTGACCTTCATATTTTATAGTGTAATATCCGTCTATCGTTATGTATTCTTTCCATTCCTTCGGAATATTCTCAAGAAAGCGAACCGGCTGTATAGATCCACTAGCAGCCCCTTTGACATACTTTATAATATAGCTTGTAGTTTTTGTGTTGCTGATATCAACAACTACCCAGTTTTCAGGCAGCATGTCCTTATTTATAGTGCTTTCGATGTCTCCGTATTTTGCTCCTCCTACATACTTAATTGTGTAATTTTGTTCACTTTTTTCTACTACAATCCATTCTTCATCCAGATTTTCAATGGAAGCGACAACCTTTGTATCACCATAGGATTGTGCCATAACTGTATTGCAAAAACCAATGATTGCAACTGCTAGTACTAAAACGAATAGATAGATCTTGTTTTTCATTGTTATCCCCCTAATAAATGATTTTGGCTATGATGGAAAACTCTATGCAATAAGAGTTATTCCCGACAAATGAAATTATAATTTCCAGTATTTGATATGTCAACGGATTTATATTCTGGAAAGTAATTCATCTTAGAAATTATCATAAAAATACTACAATGCTGAGGTCAATCCGTAACATTACATTCTAAGAGCGTATAGCATAATCTTACGATGAAAATAAAACTATAAAAAT is part of the Acetivibrio cellulolyticus CD2 genome and encodes:
- a CDS encoding HAF repeat-containing protein gives rise to the protein MKNKIYLFVLVLAVAIIGFCNTVMAQSYGDTKVVASIENLDEEWIVVEKSEQNYTIKYVGGAKYGDIESTINKDMLPENWVVVDISNTKTTSYIIKYVKGAASGSIQPVRFLENIPKEWKEYITIDGYYTIKYEGQTPVNINSDTGLYRYKYGDKAYSEDCYKYHNFWLPCEYSDKFIGDASYGTIEKLAREWLKSGWISIGVDKSNNESKMKCIKNAKPGDIEYSKLTGYYDYRDYDYYLSDGWIVTHYNSTTREAVIKYLGKYSSKQYAYGDTLTSPHIKLASDGTPLPENWVSISADKIMYIGGRKSIGTKLDIYFSEGEEFRLPNSKNWVWFEYGKTIQYAGTPAYGTEIDIDEDKSYYSLTSSIEDIPEGWVFTTYDKKASGKLTIKFLNGAKYGDQETISYEYIADSCNNSLPKGWIVDNYDEVKKICNIKYISGGAGYGTQMTIKKLPKNYLGYILPPKIPMGWILTTMDSETFTITCLEGAKFGDVQYMYSKTFETDVLPEGWVPLSYDELTSQVKLTYIKGDVPLYTKVTAHQYFCINDFWDLLPDGWVCNSRNDGSDLLDLKHYGENYPEIGQTIDFTLKDPDGKDVNLNTFKGRNMLIAYNWYDENLNSIIEELPDVQVINITHSEKEYEGYDAVNYMLKDTDRAFAEKYTYVRDNETTNGYAYTNWYFTPTYLFVDKDMKILSKKVQISEKEAIKEAKRLFDQSTPEEEETSIIFGDIDNSSSANSIDFGLMRQYLLGNINEFSYENGLKAADVDGNGSFNSIDFAFMRQYLLGIINEFPAQNKLVSTPKATATPTITPTPSPSGGLQIDSVKANPDALFVNQAEDVIFTAGISNFEYDSELTIELNKTDENGTIIEKLGVLNDAGVDGDEKAGDNIYSFKKNMSYSTTQTLHFTVKATQDKVQRTAGVDLRVLNKVTDEEMKENCAFQEEQVKRYVELIVSEGIESAKNVMLSELNSNPKIQQAGVSDGSDSIWFEYKNGILGAISIRKKDETDSTSEESVNTPTTDQTSAEIVTTVDSNAQNSYTLSSSGSNDKSILFSPESPAEVKGPRIANRKVLMLSPMLHEFGINDSNDMNSYKPNVYETLKKYKYNDADVFRDSDITYLKDKEVTISFLRTELYKYGVISVSSHGENLFQTLRSEPLWGMRDGAVGGQVGFFLAQSYEDSASTVEKDKILRDLQMHRLAIFTLYDEDKEKIIGSNYFVLPSFIEKYFQNIYVNNLVLMGCCKSAYNETMANAFIKSGARTYLGFSDYVEHYIARDRTSLFLSKFLEQSTTAKSAYDAADASVSSKMPTHPGQPPAQSFRIKFLGEPNLKPPVPFLDLGTLGGNSEARSINCKGQVVGRSYVGDCYYPVLWEDGDVCKLNNEASWACRINDQSEFFMSYEGFVDWDADYFDYYSTMYTRGYIWNKGDVSSSDYRYFYTNDKGQKIGYYTDPVTYKITGFLIDNGTYKDLGNFIPIDINNKGQIVGIARIEATEGMDRQCRSFLYENGVFTDLGSLNSKSKKVSFPSEFTEWEYNNYIYGPYVSYPDTYGSTGPEAINEKGQIVGYSYIGDDSLSQHAFLWENGVMKDLGTLGGQNNNSHAYDINNEGVIVGGSGSSIETFHPFLWKDSVMTDLSNVGTFGIIDYTSSAAYSINDLGQVAGNDYSGKAVLWTP